A genomic segment from Juglans regia cultivar Chandler chromosome 14, Walnut 2.0, whole genome shotgun sequence encodes:
- the LOC108998494 gene encoding elongin-C — MKKEDTVKLISAEGFEFVIDKEAAMVSQTIYNMLTSPGSFAETQHGEVTFPEISTTILEKICKYFYWHLQFASGKETEFPIEPELTLELMMAANYLHT, encoded by the exons ATGAAGAAAGAGGACACGGTGAAGCTGATCAGCGCCGAGGGTTTCGAATTCGTGATCGATAAGGAAGCCGCCATGGTTTCTCAGACCATCTACAATATGCTTACCTctccag GGAGTTTTGCTGAAACGCAGCATGGGGAAGTGACTTTCCCTGAGATCAGCACAACGATTTTAGAGAAGATCTGCAAGTATTTCTACTGGCATCTTCAATTCGCCAG TGGGAAGGAGACCGAGTTTCCCATTGAACCTGAGTTGACTCTGGAGCTGATGATGGCTGCCAATTACCTTCATACTTGA
- the LOC108998427 gene encoding protein THYLAKOID ASSEMBLY 8-like, chloroplastic, with translation MATRAFSRLKHPFFASILIRNLRIVPIREPSLPVKPEVLASVPDYCKPFRLYHDGRPRGPLWRGKKLIGKEALFVILGLKRFKDDEEKLEKFMKTHVLRLLKMDIIAVLCELERQEEVALAFKMFRVIQKQDWYKPDVYLYKDLIIALARRKQMDDAMQLWEDMRKEDLFPDSQTYTEVIRGFLKYGSPADAMNIYEDMKKSPDPPDELPFRILLKGLLPHPLLRNKVKQDFEELFPERHVYDPPEEIFGRC, from the exons ATGGCAACCCGTGCATTTTCAAGACTAAAACATCCATTTTTTGCTTCCATACTCATTCGGAACCTAAGGATAGTTCCTATTAGAGAACCTTCATTGCCAGTAAAACCCGAAGTCTTAGCATCAGTACCCGATTATTGCAAACCCTTTAGGCTATACCATGATGGGAGGCCCAGAGGACCACTCTGGAGAGGCAAGAAGCTGATTGGGAAAGAAGCGCTTTTTGTGATATTGGGGTTGAAGAGGTTCAAGGATGACGAAGAGAAGCTTGAGAAATTCATGAAGACCCATGTACTGAGGCTCTTGAAGATGGATATTATTGCTGTTCTCTGTGAGCTCGAGCGCCAGGAAGAGGTTGCTTTGGCTTTCAAG ATGTTCAGGGTGATACAAAAGCAAGACTGGTACAAGCCCGATGTCTATCTGTACAAGGACCTGATTATTGCATTAGCGAGACGTAAACAAATGGATGACGCAATGCAGTTGTGGGAAGACATGAGAAAGGAGGACTTATTCCCTGATTCTCAAACATATACTGAAGTCATCAGGGGATTCTTGAAGTATGGATCTCCTGCAGATGCAATGAACATATACGAAGACATGAAGAAATCCCCAGATCCTCCTGATGAGTTGCCATTCAGGATTTTGTTGAAGGGACTTCTGCCACATCCCTTGTTACGAAACAAAGTCAAGCAAGACTTTGAAGAGCTCTTTCCCGAGCGGCACGTGTATGATCCTCCAGAAGAGATATTTGGCAGATGCTAA